In Aliamphritea ceti, a single window of DNA contains:
- the serB gene encoding phosphoserine phosphatase SerB yields the protein MRSENTVNTKSVSEILLLKITGVDKPGVTSSITAMLAEYAVDILDIGQAVIHDSLSLGILIGVPAGAESSPLLRDVLFKAHELGVQVSFDPVDDAAYSQWVEEQGKTRHIITLLARKISAEHIAELSRVAADHGLNIDNISRLSGRVALDADPAAKTRACVEFSVRGMPGDTEELRTAFLGLAKEMDIDIAIQKDDIYRRNRRLVVFDMDSTLIEAEVIDELAKEAGVGEQVIAITESAMRGEIDFTESFARRMALLKGLDESVLEQVAARLPLTEGVEELVANLKALGFKTAILSGGFNYFGRFLQQKMGFDYVHANELEIVDGKVTGNVVGTVVDGQRKAQLLREIAGKEGVSLEQTIAVGDGANDLPMLSIAGLGIAFRAKPLVRQSAKQAISTLGLDGILYLIGFRDRDTLQERMSAK from the coding sequence ATGAGAAGTGAGAATACCGTGAACACCAAGTCTGTCAGTGAAATTCTGTTACTGAAAATTACCGGGGTAGATAAGCCCGGTGTCACTTCATCTATTACTGCCATGCTTGCTGAATATGCAGTAGATATTTTAGATATTGGTCAGGCTGTTATTCATGATTCTCTGTCGCTGGGGATTCTGATTGGTGTTCCGGCTGGAGCTGAATCATCACCGTTGTTGCGGGATGTTTTATTCAAAGCCCATGAGCTGGGTGTACAGGTTAGCTTTGATCCAGTGGATGATGCAGCATATTCTCAGTGGGTTGAGGAACAGGGTAAAACCCGGCATATCATTACTTTGCTGGCCCGTAAGATCAGTGCTGAGCATATTGCAGAGCTGTCCCGTGTGGCGGCCGATCATGGCTTAAATATAGATAATATCAGCCGGCTTTCCGGTCGGGTTGCTCTGGATGCTGATCCGGCTGCGAAAACTCGCGCCTGTGTAGAGTTTTCTGTACGGGGGATGCCAGGTGACACTGAAGAGCTGCGAACAGCATTCCTTGGCTTGGCAAAAGAGATGGATATCGATATTGCGATTCAGAAAGACGACATCTACCGCCGTAATCGTCGCCTGGTTGTGTTTGATATGGATTCAACGCTGATTGAAGCGGAAGTTATTGATGAGCTGGCAAAAGAAGCCGGTGTTGGTGAGCAGGTTATTGCCATTACTGAATCCGCAATGCGTGGCGAGATTGATTTTACTGAAAGCTTCGCACGTCGTATGGCTCTGCTGAAAGGGCTGGATGAATCTGTACTGGAGCAAGTTGCAGCTCGCTTACCACTGACTGAAGGTGTTGAAGAGTTAGTTGCCAACCTGAAAGCGCTGGGTTTCAAAACGGCTATTTTGTCTGGTGGTTTTAATTATTTTGGCCGTTTCTTACAACAGAAAATGGGCTTTGATTATGTGCATGCTAATGAATTGGAAATTGTCGACGGTAAAGTTACCGGTAATGTTGTAGGCACTGTTGTCGACGGTCAGCGTAAGGCGCAGCTGCTGCGGGAAATCGCCGGGAAAGAAGGTGTGAGCCTGGAACAGACCATTGCTGTTGGTGATGGTGCAAATGACTTGCCTATGCTGTCTATTGCCGGTCTGGGAATTGCATTTCGGGCCAAGCCTCTGGTGCGGCAGAGTGCCAAGCAGGCGATTTCTACATTAGGCTTAGATGGCATTTTGTATCTGATCGGTTTCCGTGACCGGGACACGCTTCAGGAACGAATGTCTGCTAAATAA